Genomic DNA from Salvia miltiorrhiza cultivar Shanhuang (shh) chromosome 1, IMPLAD_Smil_shh, whole genome shotgun sequence:
TTCAAGGCGTTCTTTGTGGAAGCAGCTCAAAACtcaaatcaaatccaacattCGATCCAAGGTGTCCTCAAGTCCAACGTTCAATCTAAGATGTCTCTTCAAGGTTCAAGGCGTTCTTCGTGGAAACAACCCAAAGCGTTCTTTGTGGAAGCTGGAAGCTATCCAAAACTCAAATAAAGTCTTAACATTTGATCCAAGGTATCCTTAAAGCTCAAATCAAAAGCGTTCTTCGTGGAAGCAACTCAAAGCTCAAACGTCCAACGTTCGATCCAAGGTGTCCTCAAGTCCAACGTTCAATCCAAGGTGTCCCTTCAAGGTTTAAGGTGTTCTTCGTGGAAGCAGCCCAAagctcaaatcaaatcaagtccAACTTTCGATCCAGAAATAAGGCGAATACCCTCTGCATCAAATTTTATAAAGCCCAACGTTCAAGTCAATCTCAACGTTTGATCCAAGGTTCAAGGTGTTTTTCGTTGAAACAACTCAAAGCTCAAATTAAGTCTAATGTTTGATTCTGAAATAAGGCGAAGACCCTCTGCATCAACGTTATAAAGTCCAAAGATCAAGTCAAACCCAGCGTTTGATCGTAGGCCCTCTGCATCAATGCTCCAAAGCTCTAAACTCAAGTCAAACCCAATGTTTGATCCGGAAATAAGGCGAAGACCCTTGTCATCAAAGATCCGATCCAAAAAGATCCAAGGCATATTTCTCCAACAAATCTCAACGTCTACTCAAAGACCATTCAATAATTAACTCAAAGATCATCCAATAATTAACTTGAACAGAAGAATCAGAGAATCAAATAGAGATAGCAATCCAAACAAATACATTATATCTACAAATATTAAAGTTGTatgtatttttgtatttattaaattaaatacacaaaatttatatttacagTAGtattctatttaaattatgccaAATCCAACAAGATCGTctatattaaaatcaaatttaaccTACAATTTGAAAATTATATATACGAGTACAATTATATATAATGATCAAAATTTTAGTGGTGTGGGACCTCGTATAGAGCTTAGTTGATTTTTCTTTAAAGCCCTGTTActaaaagggttaattgtagtttatggtCCGAACTTTTGAGCCATTTGTAAATATGacccgaactttaaaaaatacaaaaaaatagcctgaactttaaattcatttgtaaaaatggcccgaactttaaaaataaCAGAAAAATGGCATGGACTTtgtagtcatttgtaaaaatggcctaAACTTTAGAGTCATTcgtaaaaatgacatgaactttaaaaaatacaaaaaatgacatgaactttaaagtcatttgtaaaatagccaaactttaaagtcatttgtaaaaataacacgaatttaaaaaaaatacaaaactaatttgaactttgaaaatttgtaaaaatggtctGAACttaaaacaaatacaaaaaattcgtattgtcaataatattttacgagggaaaaattatttgtacgagattaaaattcttatgataaaagaattaattatcatactttattataaatatttcaagtgaatttataattttcatattaTTTTCACGTCAATGTCGGACTTTCCACATTGTCATAATTCGAATCCGAAAGTGTAAGCTCATGCcatttttatacatttgataaaaattgagtcattttttatattaataaagttTGTGCCGTTATTacaaatgatttcaaagttcatagtcatttttttgtattttttaaagttaatactccctccgtcccaccgaaagtggtgcgtattcctttttgggttgtcccaccgaaagtggtacatttcctttttggcaaaaattagacactccttatttttccttaatcacTCCCTTATTACCTTCCCTCTCTTACTTTATctcattttctctcctactttatcactttattatcttctctctcctacacacttaaaacactaatctacaactctttaaatctcgtgcccaaaagaaacacACCACTTTGCGTGGCacagagggagtatcatttttacaaatgaatcCAAAGTTCAGGTCATTTTTTacaaatgatttcaaagtttatgctatttttttatatttttcaaagttcaGGCAATTTTTGCAAATGATTTCAAAGTTtaggctattttttaaaattcgagccatatttacaaatgactccaaagttcGAGTCATAAACTACACAATTAACCCTTACTAAAATAATGtactttcttaatttttaaGCATCTCAAAATACAAAGCATCGGGCTCCAATGACTATTTAAGAGGTGTGATATTGTCAAACAGGTCAAGAGGTCTATCACGTACCCAAATGTTTTCCGTTTACTATATTTTTTCGGATGAAATATTTAGGCATCTATTGTATAGTATATAGTAAATAACATGATATGATGTGAAACAAATAATGAATGAAAATCTATACTAGCCAGTAGCCAGTAGCCAGTAGCCAGCAGTAATTAACGCCTCAGAAAATTACGGGATATGTTAATAGCTAcgtaaattattatatatggATAGTGCTTCGCTGATATGCCCAATTTTAACGTAGATTTCTCCTCAAAATCCAAATTAAATGCAAACCGTTTTTCAGATTTATAATTCATCAGAAAACACAGTATAATGTATAATACTGGAAAACGTAAAATATCTAGTGATAATTGATCGACATCACGATCGAGGATATGAATTCCAAAAGAAAGTAACGTTGATTCATAAAATGTTATTGTTGGTATCAAATGCAAATCCATACAATAATACCAATGCAGCGGAAACAATTTATAACGCACATACAACCGAGAAACGTCCCCAATCTTAGCAAACAAGAATATCTCCACAAGTAATCAAGATAATATGCAAGACGATAAATGAGACaagagatttacgtggttcggcaaatgcctacgtccacgggagcaaCACCAATCGTAATATTGAAGAACTCCGACGATTCGCACAACTCGCGAACTCGTCACACAATGAATCGAGAATTACACCCAAGATGAGATCAACCTCTCACTCTTCGGCaaatgcctacgtccacgggagcaaCACCAATCGTAATATTGAAGAACTCCGACGATTCGCACAACTCGCGAACTCGTCACACAATGAATCGAGAATTACACCCAAGATGAGATCAACCTCTCACTCTCGTACACTCTCAAACTCACGCTGGAAAAACCCTCTTCAAATACCTCACGATCTCTCGTGTATATCACACCCCAAGCTCTTTGTTTTTCTCTCACagctctctcttctctcttctatCGAAAATGAAGAAGTTACTGAATGAATAATACACCACACACGCCTTGACAACTACAACAAAGAAGTAAAAAGCAAACAGTAAAAGCATAAACTTTTGTCTGCCACCAACAGTTATCAAACATAAAATCCTAGAAATACGAAGAACACCCCAATAGCAGCGTGGAGATAACCTGAAAACACATGTTCGTGCCTAGAAAAACAatgaacaaaaaagaaaagaccGATTTGCCTAACAATCAATCAATAGAAACCATAGTTATCAAAATCACCAAGGCCGAGAGCCCTGCCGATCTCAAAAGATAAATACGCATCCACACACGCATACTTCACCTGCTCCACCGACAGCCGGCGCGCGTCCCACCGGCTCATCGTCACCTCCCTCGGCTTCTCCACCTCCTTCCCCAACACAACACTCGCTAATGTCTTCAACCCCGCTCTCTCCAACTCCTCCATGCCATACGCGTCCGCCGCCAGTCCCCGCAGGTCCACGTAGCGCGCCCCGCCGCCGATCCCGTAGTCGCTCTGCAGCTTCTCGAGATCCTCCTTTATGTTGACGCCGACAAAACTGATGAAGCGGAACTCTGTCGAGAGGAATTCGGCTAGG
This window encodes:
- the LOC131003912 gene encoding 3'-5' exonuclease-like, coding for MAISITANTMRVSTHQTYNVNFFEEEIYTTVTDNPAVVTGWIDDIKYLHRLPGLIVGLDVEWRPSYSTQRNPVATLQLCVRDRCLVYQIFQTDRIPESLAEFLSTEFRFISFVGVNIKEDLEKLQSDYGIGGGARYVDLRGLAADAYGMEELERAGLKTLASVVLGKEVEKPREVTMSRWDARRLSVEQVKYACVDAYLSFEIGRALGLGDFDNYGFY